Proteins co-encoded in one Pseudomonas fluorescens genomic window:
- a CDS encoding NADP-dependent isocitrate dehydrogenase, protein MPTRSKIIYTFTDEAPALATYSLLPIIEAYTASADIAVETRDISLAARILASFPEQLGDKAVADHLAELGDLAVTPEANIIKLPNISASVPQLQAAIKELQAQGYNLPDYPETVTSDADKDAKARYDKVKGSAVNPVLREGNSDRRAPLSVKNYARKHPHKMGAWAKDSKSHVAHMSTGDFYGSEKAALIDAADTVKIELIAQDGTATVLKEKTNVQAGEILDCSVMSKKALRAFIAAEIDSAKQQGVLLSVHLKATMMKVSDPIMFGQIVAEFYKDALTKHADVLAEVGFNLNNGIGDLYARIKSLPAEQQAQIEADIQAVYAARPSLAMVNSDKGITNLHVPSDVIVDASMPAMIRDSGKMWGTDGQLHDTKAVIPDRCYATIYQAVIEDCKANGAFDPTTMGSVPNVGLMAKKAEEYGSHDKTFQIKADGVVRVTDSKGNLLMEQAVEAGDIFRMCQTKDAPIQDWVKLAVNRARASSTPAIFWLDPMRAHDGVVIEKVQAYLKDHDTAGLDIQIMAPVDAMKYTLQRTREGKDTISVTGNVLRDYLTDLFPIMELGTSAKMLSIVPLMNGGGLFETGAGGSAPKHVQQLVEENFLRWDSLGEFLALAASLEHLGVNYNNPKALVLSKTLDQATGQFLDNNKSPSRKVGNIDNRGSHFYLAMYWAQALAAQTEDAALQAQFATLAKTLTENEATIVAELNAVQGKPVNIGGYYHADAELISKAMRPSATFNAAIAALV, encoded by the coding sequence ATGCCCACCCGCTCGAAGATCATCTATACCTTCACCGACGAAGCTCCAGCCCTCGCCACCTATTCCCTGCTGCCAATCATCGAGGCTTACACCGCCTCGGCCGATATCGCCGTGGAAACCCGCGATATCTCTCTTGCAGCACGTATTCTGGCCAGCTTCCCCGAGCAACTGGGCGACAAAGCCGTAGCCGACCACCTCGCCGAACTGGGCGACCTGGCCGTTACGCCTGAAGCCAACATCATCAAGCTGCCGAACATCAGCGCCTCGGTTCCGCAACTGCAAGCCGCGATCAAAGAACTGCAAGCCCAGGGCTACAACCTGCCGGACTACCCGGAAACCGTGACCAGCGACGCCGACAAAGACGCCAAGGCGCGCTACGACAAGGTCAAGGGCAGCGCCGTGAACCCGGTTCTGCGTGAAGGCAACTCCGACCGTCGCGCTCCGCTGTCGGTCAAGAACTACGCTCGCAAGCACCCGCACAAAATGGGCGCCTGGGCCAAAGACTCCAAGTCCCACGTCGCTCATATGAGCACCGGCGATTTCTACGGCAGCGAAAAAGCCGCCCTGATCGACGCCGCTGACACCGTGAAGATCGAGCTGATCGCCCAAGACGGCACCGCCACCGTCCTGAAAGAAAAAACCAACGTTCAGGCGGGCGAGATCCTCGACTGCTCCGTGATGAGCAAAAAGGCCCTGCGCGCGTTCATCGCCGCTGAAATCGACAGCGCCAAGCAACAAGGCGTGCTGCTGTCGGTTCACCTGAAAGCCACCATGATGAAGGTCTCCGACCCGATCATGTTCGGCCAGATCGTTGCCGAGTTCTACAAAGACGCCCTGACCAAGCACGCCGACGTGCTGGCCGAGGTCGGCTTCAACCTGAACAACGGCATCGGCGACCTGTACGCCCGCATCAAATCCCTGCCGGCCGAGCAACAAGCGCAGATCGAAGCTGACATTCAGGCGGTCTACGCCGCTCGTCCGTCGCTGGCGATGGTCAACTCCGACAAAGGCATCACCAACCTGCACGTGCCGAGCGACGTCATCGTCGACGCCTCGATGCCGGCCATGATCCGTGACTCCGGCAAGATGTGGGGCACCGACGGCCAGCTGCACGACACCAAGGCTGTGATCCCGGACCGTTGCTACGCCACCATCTACCAGGCCGTGATCGAAGATTGCAAAGCCAATGGCGCTTTCGATCCGACCACCATGGGCAGCGTGCCGAACGTTGGCCTGATGGCTAAAAAGGCTGAAGAGTACGGCTCCCACGACAAGACCTTCCAGATCAAGGCCGACGGCGTGGTTCGCGTGACCGACAGCAAAGGCAACCTGCTGATGGAACAGGCTGTTGAAGCCGGCGACATCTTCCGCATGTGCCAGACCAAAGACGCGCCGATCCAGGACTGGGTCAAACTGGCCGTCAACCGTGCTCGCGCAAGCAGCACCCCGGCCATCTTCTGGCTGGACCCGATGCGCGCCCACGACGGCGTAGTGATCGAGAAGGTTCAGGCTTACCTGAAGGATCACGACACCGCTGGTTTGGACATCCAGATCATGGCACCGGTCGACGCCATGAAATACACCCTGCAGCGCACCCGCGAAGGCAAGGACACCATTTCGGTGACCGGCAACGTACTGCGCGACTACCTGACCGACCTGTTCCCGATCATGGAACTGGGCACCAGCGCCAAGATGCTGTCGATCGTGCCGCTGATGAACGGCGGTGGCCTGTTCGAAACCGGCGCCGGCGGTTCGGCTCCGAAGCACGTGCAGCAACTGGTCGAAGAGAACTTCCTGCGCTGGGATTCGCTGGGCGAATTCCTGGCCCTGGCCGCTTCTCTCGAGCACTTGGGTGTGAACTACAACAACCCGAAAGCGCTGGTGCTGTCCAAGACCCTGGACCAGGCTACTGGCCAATTCCTCGACAACAACAAGTCGCCATCGCGCAAAGTCGGCAACATCGACAACCGCGGCAGCCACTTCTACCTGGCGATGTACTGGGCACAAGCCCTGGCCGCCCAGACCGAAGACGCTGCACTGCAAGCGCAGTTCGCGACCCTGGCCAAGACCCTGACCGAGAACGAAGCGACCATCGTCGCCGAGCTCAACGCCGTTCAAGGCAAGCCAGTGAACATCGGTGGTTACTACCACGCCGATGCCGAGCTGATCAGCAAGGCCATGCGCCCAAGCGCAACC
- the icd gene encoding NADP-dependent isocitrate dehydrogenase, with protein sequence MGYKKIQVPAVGDKITVNADHSLNVPDNPIIPFIEGDGIGVDVSPVMIKVVDAAVAKAYGGKRKISWMEVYAGEKATQVYDQDTWLPQETLDAVKDYVVSIKGPLTTPVGGGIRSLNVALRQQLDLYVCLRPVVWFEGVPSPVKKPGDVDMVIFRENSEDIYAGIEWKAGSPEATKVIKFLKEEMGVTKIRFDQDCGIGIKPVSKEGTKRLVRKALQYVVDNDRKSLTIVHKGNIMKFTEGAFKDWGYEVAKEEFGAELLDGGPWMKFKNPKTGREVVVKDAIADAMLQQILLRPAEYDVIATLNLNGDYLSDALAAEVGGIGIAPGANLSDTVAMFEATHGTAPKYAGKDQVNPGSVILSAEMMLRHLGWTEAADLIIKGTNGAIKAKTVTYDFERLMEGATLVSSSGFGEAIVKHM encoded by the coding sequence ATGGGTTACAAGAAGATTCAGGTTCCAGCCGTCGGCGACAAAATCACCGTCAACGCAGACCATTCTCTCAATGTCCCTGATAACCCGATCATTCCCTTCATCGAAGGTGACGGCATTGGCGTCGACGTCAGCCCTGTGATGATCAAAGTGGTTGATGCTGCCGTGGCCAAGGCCTACGGGGGCAAGCGCAAGATTTCCTGGATGGAGGTTTATGCTGGCGAAAAAGCAACTCAGGTCTATGACCAGGACACCTGGCTGCCCCAGGAAACCCTGGACGCCGTCAAGGATTACGTGGTTTCCATCAAAGGCCCGCTGACCACCCCGGTCGGTGGCGGCATCCGTTCCCTCAACGTTGCCCTGCGCCAACAGCTCGATCTCTATGTCTGCCTGCGCCCTGTGGTGTGGTTCGAAGGCGTGCCGAGCCCGGTGAAAAAGCCCGGCGACGTCGACATGGTGATCTTTCGCGAGAACTCCGAAGACATTTATGCCGGTATCGAATGGAAGGCCGGTTCTCCTGAGGCCACCAAGGTCATCAAATTCCTGAAAGAAGAAATGGGCGTCACCAAGATCCGTTTCGACCAGGATTGCGGCATTGGTATCAAGCCGGTTTCGAAAGAAGGCACCAAGCGTCTGGTGCGCAAGGCCCTGCAATACGTGGTGGACAACGACCGCAAGTCGCTGACCATTGTGCACAAGGGCAACATCATGAAATTCACCGAAGGTGCCTTCAAGGACTGGGGTTACGAGGTGGCGAAGGAAGAATTCGGCGCCGAGCTGCTCGATGGCGGCCCATGGATGAAATTCAAGAACCCGAAAACCGGCCGCGAAGTCGTCGTCAAGGATGCCATCGCCGATGCCATGCTCCAGCAGATCCTGCTGCGTCCGGCCGAATACGATGTGATCGCCACCCTCAACCTCAACGGTGACTACCTGTCCGACGCCCTGGCGGCGGAAGTGGGCGGTATTGGTATCGCGCCGGGTGCCAACCTGTCCGACACCGTGGCCATGTTCGAGGCGACCCACGGTACCGCGCCGAAGTACGCCGGCAAGGATCAGGTCAACCCGGGTTCGGTGATTCTGTCGGCCGAGATGATGTTGCGTCATCTGGGCTGGACCGAGGCGGCGGACCTGATCATCAAGGGTACCAATGGCGCGATCAAGGCCAAGACGGTGACCTATGACTTCGAACGTCTGATGGAAGGCGCCACGCTGGTGTCTTCTTCGGGCTTCGGTGAGGCGATCGTCAAGCATATGTAA